Part of the Desulfolutivibrio sulfoxidireducens genome is shown below.
TTCTTCAAGCCCTGTCCATGGCCCTTTCGGTCCAGGGGGTCACCAATCTGCTGACGAGCTCTTCGGTGGATCGGGCGTTGGATCTGGCGGCGAAGGGCCGGGTGTGCGCCGTGCTGCTCGACGTGATCATGCCCGGGATGCGCGGCGAGGAGGTGCTGGGACGCATCCTCGAGATCGATCCGGACCTGCCGGTGATCATGCTCACGGGTGTGGACGACGTGGACACGGCCGTGACCTGCATGCGCCGGGGGGCCTACGACTACCTGCTCAAGCCCGTCGATCCCCGGCGCATCGCGGACACCCTGCGCCTGGCCCTGGAGACCAGGCGGCTGCGACGCGAGAACGCGGACCTGGCCCGGTCGTTTCTGGCCGACGGCCCCGAGCGGCCCGAGGCCTTTGCCGGGTTCGTCACCCAAAGCCCCCTGGTGCGCCGCATCTTCCGCTATGCCGAGGCCGTGGCCCAAAGCGGCGAGCCCGTGTTGATCACCGGGGAGACCGGGGTGGGCAAGGAGCTTCTGGCCCGGGCCATCCATGACCTCAGCGGCCGGGACGGGGAATTCGTGGCCGTGAACCTGGGGGGCTTGGACGACGAGAGCTTTTCCGACACCCTGTTCGGCCACGCCCGGGGGGCCTACACCGGGGCGGACCGGCCCCGGGACGGCCTCATGGAGAAGGCGGCCGGGGGCACGCTTTTTTTCGACGAGGTGGGCGATCTGTCGCCGCACTGCCAGGTGCGGCTTTTGCGGGTCCTCCAGGAACGGGAATACCGCCCTCTGGGCTGCGACCTGCCCCGGCCGCTACGGGCGCGCATCCTGGCCGCCACCAACCATCCCGTCGCCGAACTCAGGGAGGGCGGGACGTTTC
Proteins encoded:
- a CDS encoding sigma-54-dependent transcriptional regulator encodes the protein MSRVYPECPVLLVDDEELLLQALSMALSVQGVTNLLTSSSVDRALDLAAKGRVCAVLLDVIMPGMRGEEVLGRILEIDPDLPVIMLTGVDDVDTAVTCMRRGAYDYLLKPVDPRRIADTLRLALETRRLRRENADLARSFLADGPERPEAFAGFVTQSPLVRRIFRYAEAVAQSGEPVLITGETGVGKELLARAIHDLSGRDGEFVAVNLGGLDDESFSDTLFGHARGAYTGADRPRDGLMEKAAGGTLFFDEVGDLSPHCQVRLLRVLQEREYRPLGCDLPRPLRARILAATNHPVAELREGGTFRKDFYFRLASHVITLPPLRERPEDIPLLVAFFADQAATTYGKKRPVIDPRVGRMLMGHDFPGNARELRGMVFDAMGRCGEGRLSPDLFADAVRHGEPGRASPSSAGPAGPGPTGGCFADWPVLPTLRQATRALVAEALARGGSQRRAAALLGISPQALCERLRRDAAGLVKKS